TCTTTGTGACAGTCACACTCGCAGATGAAGTTCAGAGAGATCTCCACCTCCTCATTGAACCCTAGGGGCTTGATCTTGATGGTCTCTGGTTTGCCCATTTTAGGACACTGCTTAGATGTGATGCTTATGGTGAAAGACACCTACAGATCAGGGATGAAGGGATACATTCACACACAAGGCATAATAATCACATTTTGTAATAAAAACAATGACCATGACAACTCAGACACCTACAGATACTGAAAACATTATCTTTACTTGATAAGCTAAAATAACTGAACCAGAAagattgaaaaaatgtagaataGAAAACATTCAATGGCGTGTTGTTTTGGTTTCTCACCTCGTCACCGATGGAGATATTGGAGCATTTTCTTCCCATCTCTCCCTCACCAGTCACTCCGTTCTTGCAGCGTGACTGGTACATTATGGTCACTCCCTCTGGTAGCTTGCTGTTCTCCAGAATCACCTCTGAGGAAAGAGACTAGCACATAAAGAACAACAATTAGCCCTTTGTACACTATATACAACATTTTCAGTAGGCTTCAGTTTTACAAAAGCATATTTTTGACTATTCCCATAGAAAGATCAGTTCAGAAAGAGAGATGTGATGACTTAACAATAGCAGCAGCATGGTTTTGCCAACTATTTTAAGGATGAAAGTTAGATAGTGTGCAGAAGTGCATCTTCTCCAGTAACTAAACCAATCCAATCTATACTTACATTGTAGGCATCAATAATGAGGTTGATAACGTTGCTGGAGTTAGCAGAGAGTGTCCCCACCGCAGATTTAGGAATGAGATTCTTTAACTcctgagagagaaaacacaatacACTAAATGATCATGTACTAGTATGTCAATAGGAATCCTGTCAATCTCTAAATACTCACCAGAAAAGTCTAgagcaaaacagttctgtcatGTTTTACCTGACCCGTTTAGATTGCTGAGTAGTTTGATTGTGGTCTTGCATCACATAGTGGTAAGGTCTGAATCTAAAGTTACAACTTTTTGCAGTGTTGTGAGGTTCTATATTCagagatcaaatcaaagtttatttgtcacctgctccgaatacaacaggtgtagaccttacagtgaaatgcttacttacaggctctaaccaatagtgcaaaaaaggtattaggtgaacaataggtaagtaaagaaataaaacaacagtaaaaagacagtgacaaataacagtagcgagcctgtatacagacaccggttagtcaggctgattgaggtagtatgtgcatgtagatatggttaaagtgactatgcatatatgatgaacagagagtagcccggttagccaatgcgcgggagcactggttggtcgggccaattgaggtagtatgtacatgaacgtatagttaaagtgaatatgcatatatgataaacagagagtatcagcagcgtaaaataggggttggggggggcacactatgcaaatagtccgggtagccatttgattacctgttcaggagtcttatggcttgggactaaaaactgttgagaagcctttttgtcctagacttggcactccggtaccgcttgccaacagtctatgactggggtggctggggtctttgacaatatttagggccttcctctgacaccgcctggtgtagaggtcctggatggcaagcagcttagccccagtgatgtactgggccgtacacactaccatctgtagtgccttgcggtcggaggccgagcaaatTGCcgtaacaggcagtgatgcaactggtcaggacgctctcgatgttgcagctgtagaaccttttgaggatctcaggacccgacccaggttttgtcgtgccctcttcacaactgtcttggtgtgtttggaccattctagtttgttgttgatgtggacaccaaggaacttgaagctctcaacctgctccactacagccatgtcgatgagaatgggggcatgctcggtcctcatttccctgtagtccacaatcatctccttagtcttggttatgttgagggataggttgttattctggaaCCACCCTAGTGcaaggctgcgtcccaaatggcactcaatccctacatagtccactactaatatcgggaatagggtgccatttgggatgcatcgtGTAATCAACTAAATGAGAACGCCATTCTGCCGAGGTTGACAGATATTGTCCAAACATTGGACTGATGGGGATATGATAAAAGGTCATTACGGAACTCCAGACAGACTTCTAATTGGCTTGAAAAGCACTAGAGTGCAGCAGGGAACATTCAAAGGCTGctgcccaaatggaaccctattccctacaaagtgcagtattattgacctgggcccatagggatctcgtcaaaagtagttcactttttagggaacatggtgccatttgggaaacaacCAGAGATCCAAAGAGATGCTACTGGTAACAAGGAGCAGATGCTGCTCTTCAAAGTGTTGGGCTTCTTCTAACCTACAACAGACAAGCACAGGAAATTTAAAAGAAGAAAATGTTTTCCACACGCACGTCCACGCAcgcacacgccacacacacaactgaccATGTACACAGGCTGGAACTCCTCTGTGATGGCAAAGATCGTCTGGATGTTGTTGTCGCTAAGTTTCTGAACCAGGTGAGCGATGGAGGGGTGGTCCTGTTACAGGGAGACAATGAGGAAGTAAGTACAGGTACCAGGTAAGCCCTTTGATGACATCACTAAGGGCAAGTAGCCCATTCCCTTTAAATCTGGTCATATTCAAAATACAGACCACACAGAAGACTAGAAAGAAAAGTCACAATACATAGGAGTGCATCATTATAATACATATCGCATTATTAcactacatagtgcattactataatgcatagtgcattatTATACTACATAGTGTATTATTATACTACATAGTGTATTACAATAATGCATTACTATAATACATAGTGCATTACTATAATACATAGTGGATTATTATACTACATAGTGTATTACTATACTACATAGTGTTTTACTATAATGCATAGTGTATTATTAtactacatagtgcattactgtAATGTATAGTGCATTATTATACTACATATCGCATTATTATACTACATAGTGTATTACTATACTACATAGTGTATTACTATACTACATAGTGTAATATTATACTACATAGTGTAATATTATACTACATAGTGTAATATTATACTACATAGCGCATTACTATAATACATAGCGTATTACTATAATACATAGTGCATTATTATACTACATAGTGCATTATTATACTACATAGTGTAATATTATACTACATAGTGTAATATTAtactacatagtgcattactatAATGCAGTGCATTATTATACTACACAGTGTATTATTATACTACACAGTGTATTATTATACTACACAGTGTATTATTATACTACATAGTGTAATATTATACTACATAGTGTAATATTATACTACATAGTGCATTATTATACTGCATAGTGTATTACTATAATACACAGTGCATTATTATACCACATAGTGTATTACCATACATACATAGTAGTGGCTCACTGTGTACATGTTGTTCTCCAGGTGGCATTTCCCATCGTTGGGCAAAACTATCCCTCCCAGTTTCCCGTCTCCAGCAAAGTGGAAGCCAGCATCAGTGGAGAACACCAGCAGACGGGTGACGTTCCTCCAGCCAATGTGCTcctggggaagggagggagagagggaggcctaTTAAAACTTGTAAAAATTAACCACAAACAGAAAAAGGACACAGCCTACAGAAATACCAGAGAACAAAATTACAAGACTTTCAAAAGATTCAGGAAGTATATATCAAAATCTATGAACAACTATGTGAGAGGTTACCCTCTTAAAACAGCAGTTTAGCACCCTAGAGTGAATTAACTCTCAAACATTTTATAAAAAGGCCTTCTCTAAGCATAGACACATTAAGCCTTGACTCCAGCCATTCTCAAATGAGGTCAAGTACCATGAGACAGTCAATATAAAGCCCTGATAAAAGTATTATTGGAACTTTATGGGCTGGTTTTCTGGACAGATATCAAGCCTAGTCCTGGAGTAAAAAGTAAGCTCAACGGAGAAAGCTTTTCAGTCCTGGACTAGGCTTGATCTATGTCCGGGAAACTATCCCTAAATATGATATAAAAACATATTACTTACACCACACACAGCCACTTGCATGATGGCATCGAAGCCTCCCTCTGATGAGTCCAGGTTTCCATCGATCTGCTGTTCACCAACCAGGGTGTTAAACTCCTGTCCATTGCTGGTCAGCGTCAGGAGGTTCTTATAGCTGAAGGGACTGGTGCAGTTCTGGTCCCCAGTACAGGGGTTCAGCAGCTTCTTCTCTACAAAGGAACCAAAACCTAGAAGAAGAAGAGATCCATCCCATATATAAACTGTATTGTTAGGGAGACGGGACACCAATTTGTTAAACTTCAAAACGTCTATACTAAGATCAAACCGGAAATCTTTATGGGCATTATGGGTATTGTAGTACAgtagtgtttggaggatatattggcattcaaaccatgccaatatatccacTCAACACCGGCTTTGAGGGCTTTATCACTTTTATACCaggggttaccaacatattaaaataatgattgataGATCTtcattaaaaatgtttttttttaatgaattcaTTCGTACTATGTCacccttccacaagatataggcccgacacaaatctagggttgctacctaagccggctggtcgttcattCTATCGGTTTGGTTGAGActtgacccagtcgttcagtctttatgttctgtatggacgcgacccagtcgttcgttcttaatgttccattgccatactggctggtaacgttcttatcccttgcttgctagctagccaactacgggtAACTTACAGTCAAGTCAAAAAGTGCATCCAGATTAACAGCAAATTTGCTGGATTTGTATaaactgttttctagtgacatttatctGGTTACAACCATAACAATGAGGTAATGAGGcgtgatttcgcctggcatagaaaatgtgcttacTTGTCAGGACagtgttgttcagaggagctagccaacaacacagctaacacaatcacttcaaactgaagctggaaagactttAGTTTTAcctttttttcaatttacatttctttgtatatatcttctacttcctcccaatcccggatccgggagcacccccatcagtaaaaaagctgactagcatagcctagcatagcgtcacaagtaaatactagcatctaaatatcattaacttcttgccactaggggggtgccatttcgacatagtacaaattcgtttccaaattaaactgcctcgtactcaattcttgctcgtacaatatgcatattattattactattggatagaaaacactctagtttctaaaaccgtttgaattatatctgtgggtgaaacagaactcgacttagagcaattttcctatgtgtatgtcagaatgcagaattttgctggctgttctgagacctgtgtattaatttgcctgtcctctattggttgagatgcactgcatacgccttcccctggttgttagcgaatagggagacttgaaatggagtttctacgtagttcccaaagtttataaattgcttgggaaATAGGTGGCTCTTTCTTTTCACCCTCGCTCTGGCGCAGTAAGGACCTTGGgacgttcttttggaaacatcggttataggtctttgacatttccggctgtgtttttattcgatataggctttaaagacatcataatcttgttattttgaaccgaattatatcagtttatgtcagtacattgcgattttcgggtatttatttccttggcgctgtaggattttgggtatctctctctttcgtgctaatgtttactgctaattgcaactctgaagacgacgttctccaacctagcaacgattcttttggacaaaggacacccatcccaagattctgatgagagttcatcgaaaagtaagaactatttatgctgataattcattgttctgttgaaaaaagtaaaatgcatgagacgccatttctggcagtgtagccttgcgttatcgcagcctgtattgcgcagtaaggttaattttaaaaatgtaattcagcgattgcattaagaactaatttgtctttcaattgctgtccaacctgtatttttttagtcaagtttatgaatagttttcgataagtataggtgccgttccaagatggcgccggacagattgcttgatattttggacactattctcaatgtataagcacgatttgtgccgctaaatatgcacattttcgaacaaactctatatgaattgtgtaatatgatgttacaggactgtcatctgaagaattctgagaaggttagtgaaaaaattaatatattttggtggtttatacgttatagctatttttgccttgaatcaatgctggtgtgatgttcgctattgtgctaagctaatataacgctatattgtgttttcgctgtaaaacacttagaaaatctgaaatattgtcttgattcacaagatctgtgtctttcatctgctgcacgctgtgtatttttaagaaatgttttatgatgagtaattagctaatacacgatggtctctgtagttattctagtcgttttagtgagagttgtgatgggggctgcaatggtaaactatgatttatacctgaaatatgcacatttttctaacaaaacctatgctatacaataaatatgttatcagactgtcatctgatggttgtttcttggttagtggctatttatatctttatttggtcgaatttgtgatagctgctgatgcagtaaaaaaatggtggagtatggaactggtgtcttttgctaacgtggttagctaatagatttacatattgtgtcttccctgtaaaacattttaaaaatcagaaatgatggctttattcacaagatgtgtatctttcatttggtgtcttggactcccaatagccactaaccaagaaacaacttcatcagatgacagtctgataacatatttattgtatagcatatgttttgttagaaaaatgtgcatatttcaggtataaatcatagtttaccatcacaactctcaccaaagcgactagaataactacagagagcaacgtgaattacctaaatactcatcataaaacatttctgaaaaatacacagcgtacagcaaatgaaagacaaagatcttgtgaatccagccaatatttcagattttttaagtgttttacagcgaaaacacaatatagcattatattagcttactacaatagccaaccacacaacagctttgattcaagccaaaaatagcgataacgtataaaccagcaaaagatattaattttttcactaaccttctcaaacttcttcagatgacagtcctataacatcatattacacaatacatatagagtttgttcgaaaatgtgcatatttagcggcacaaattgtggttatacaatatgaatagtagccaagctgccaacaaaatgtcgggagaaatcttgggagaggcacctattctaatcgataactaatcataaacttgacaaaaaaatacaggttggacagcaaatgaaagatacattagttcttaatgcaatcgctgtgttagatttttaaaattaacgttactacaacatacagcgtgcgttaaagcgagaccgcacctagattaatggcagaatatgagttctacatttttcaacagaacaacgaattaacatcatatatagttcttactttttgatgaactcccatcagaatcttgggcaaggtgtccttagtccaaaagaatcgttgcttggttgtagattgtcctcttcaacgttcgaattagcagtaaacattagccatgtggcaaagacgtgtccgactcactaaaacgcagtacaaataaatatccgaaaatcgcaatataccgatataaactgatataactcggtttaatataacaacattatgatgtctttaacacctatatcaaataaaaacagagccggatatatctaagagctataaagGGAGCTTTCTATCACGACAGCCAGAGATCctttctgcgtcagagcgaagaggacaAAGGGAGTACACCACGTTGCCaggccatttataagctctcagatctgcctagaaacaccatttcaattctcactattcgctgacatccaggggaaggcgtatgcagtgcatctcaaccaataaaagacaggcaaattaataaactgacctgagaacagcttgcagaattcagcactctcacatcctcataggaaaaatgctccaactcgagttctgttttactcacagatataattcaaacggttttagaaactagagagtgttttctatccaatagtaataataatatgcatattgtacgagcaagaattgagtacgaggcagtttaatttgggaacgaaattattacaaagtgcaaacagcaccccctattgagaagaagatatccataaaaattatgcaagctgattcatgattttgactggctgagaaacgctgcctctgtctgtctcgtCTCAACACGTACATTATTATGGGACAGCTTGaggaatattgaaacaatgttgcaaatgtccgAGAGGCAGACATCCCCAATCCTCATACAACCAGGCTGATTCTCAAGCTCACCGATTCTGAAATCAGATGTGATCTTTGACATCTCCAGCACGAGCTGTGTTCCCAGGTTCTTGACGTTTTCCAGATCGTCCTTCATGGAGTAGGACAGGTCCACCAGGTAGTAGAGGTCAATGGGGTAATCCTCAGCAAGTTTGAACTTCAGGTTAAAAGACTGAGGTTCACCTGCAGTACACAGACAAATGGGCAAGGTCAAGCCGGGGACTACTGACTTGCTAACTCTGGCATATTTACATTGATGTGAACACTGGAATCTTGATTCATGTGCACCTTCCTTGTCAAATAAGGTGCTGGCCTTCACATGAAAGAGTATAAGGAACACTCCTTCCAAATCATAATAGCTAAAACACTCAAAAGAAAATGGAGGCTACTGTAACTAATCAACATAACAGTGAAAGACCACGGAGGAACAGCAGGATAAACAAAAAAGACCCTCAGCAACGCTGCGTCAACAATGGTTGTCAAGCAAGATGTTTTGGCTGAAGCAAAATGAACTAAGACTGCATCCCTAATGGCACCCAATTTCTAATAtaaggcactacttttgactagagctaaaagtagtgcactaaatagggaaaagggttcaatttgggacgcaacccaATTAAACATAGCAGTTCCATTTAAGTTTTTACCCGATCTGAGGCTAAGGGTGAGTTTCTGTGGCTGGATCTGTGTGATGTCCTCTGGTTGGAGTTTCCCTTCTCCCTTGTTGCGGTTGGTCACAGCCTTGTTCTTCAGGAGCCGCTGGCTGCCTCGGGGGTTCTCTACCTTGGTGTAGCTGCAACCTCTCTTCCTCAGGGACTCCAGCTCGTCACAGTGGGTCGATGTGGCCTCACCCTGCTCCAGGAACtcctgggagagaggaggtgtaAGTATCATGACACATTGCATTATGGCACTCAGAGGAAATCCACCCAAAAATGTAAGGTCCTTATTTTCTGAAAATGTATTTCCTACACTCCCAAGCAGGTTATAAAGGTTACAAACAATATTGCCCGACACACTCGTGTTTTAATTCCAAGGAACAGTTTAGACTCTTCAAGTTGTAATGCTGAGTCAGTGAATATTACGGTTGTGTAGCATCAATGCAGTAACAATGTTATTGGCAAATTCTTATCCACGTACTGAGTCCATGCACCAGCCACATTTTGCTCCCACTTGAATACACTCCCCACAGGATTTGGCATTAGCCTTGATGCACTCGTTCCCTTCTGGAATAGAATGGAAAAACAAAGGTTGAAAAGAAGCAAACTCATCATAGACTTCTAAAAACTAACCAGGAAATAAGCCAGAGTGTACACATTGTGTAATTTGGAAAACTGTGTGGCTCAGAGAGAACAGTAAATTGAGCCAGAGACAGAATGGAATATTCCTTTCACGTTTGtcgtagaccaaggcgcagcgtgataggagtacattcttctttaataaacgaagaacacttaaacaaactaacgTGAAGCTAATTACaccgagtgctgacatgcaactacacatagacaataacccacaaaaccaaaatggaaaatggcaacctaaatagtatccccaatcagagacaaggatagaaacagctgtctctgattgggaaccaattcaggccaccatagacctacattacctagacataccaaaatcctatagatatacaaaaaccctagacaagacaaaaacacacatacccaccctcgtcacaccctgacctgaccaaaataatacagaaaacatagataactaaggtcaggtcGTGACAATTCCGCTGTTCCATAGTTgcatgatgtcttcactactatgcTCAAAGAGATGCTCAAAGAAACATACACTGTAAACCCCAGTGTGATGTCATTACTCAACTTTTGAGGAAACCTGTAGCACTTAATATATCTGAGTACAGTTACTTAGTCATTTTGAGTGCCTTCGGAAAGCAaatcagaccccttgagtttttctacattacagccttattctaaaatatatatatatatattttaaatatttttagcaatctacacacaataccccataatgacaaagtgaaaacaggtttttacattttgcaaatgtattaaaaataaaaaacagaaataccttgtttACACAAGTATTcccaccctttgctatgagactcgacattgagctcaggtgcatcctgtttctattgatcatctttgagatgtttctacaacatcaTTGGactctacctgtggtaaattcaattgattggacatgtttggaaaagcacacacctgtttatatacggtcccacagttgaaagtgcatgtcagaacaaaaa
This Salvelinus namaycush isolate Seneca chromosome 33, SaNama_1.0, whole genome shotgun sequence DNA region includes the following protein-coding sequences:
- the LOC120028090 gene encoding integrin beta-1-like, coding for MYVASEINHADKMDLKLLLISTLLGVICYSSAQQEGNECIKANAKSCGECIQVGAKCGWCMDSEFLEQGEATSTHCDELESLRKRGCSYTKVENPRGSQRLLKNKAVTNRNKGEGKLQPEDITQIQPQKLTLSLRSGEPQSFNLKFKLAEDYPIDLYYLVDLSYSMKDDLENVKNLGTQLVLEMSKITSDFRIGFGSFVEKKLLNPCTGDQNCTSPFSYKNLLTLTSNGQEFNTLVGEQQIDGNLDSSEGGFDAIMQVAVCGEHIGWRNVTRLLVFSTDAGFHFAGDGKLGGIVLPNDGKCHLENNMYTVSHYYDHPSIAHLVQKLSDNNIQTIFAITEEFQPVYMELKNLIPKSAVGTLSANSSNVINLIIDAYNSLSSEVILENSKLPEGVTIMYQSRCKNGVTGEGEMGRKCSNISIGDEVSFTISITSKQCPKMGKPETIKIKPLGFNEEVEISLNFICECDCHKDSIENSKICHNGNGTYECGACRCNKGRIGRQCECSTNEVTSEDLDKSCRKDNGTDICSNNGDCVCGTCECKKRVNPEERYSGMFCECDNFNCDRANNKLCGGHGHCECRVCICDANWTGSANWTGSACDCSLDTTTCLASNKQICNGRGTCECGACKCTDPKFQGPSCEICPTCPGVCAEHKECVQCRAFGTGEKKDTCERDCSYFNLIKVKDRDKLPQPGQAFPLMHCKERDANDCWFYYTYAVNNKTEKEVHVVETLECPDIIPTEASGSSHYGTWRRHQT